A single genomic interval of Arthrobacter globiformis harbors:
- a CDS encoding Gfo/Idh/MocA family protein produces the protein MSTHKHTPLRVGVVGIGWAGQQHIEAYKKIDGVELVAVAAMEADLLKSIKDEYSVPHTFARWEDLIELDGLDAVSVAVPTFLHAPIAIAALERGLHVLSEKPLARNGEEGLQMVEAARKAGRVLDVAFNHRRRGDIQKLKGIIDDGELGRPYYAKASWLRRQGIPMLGSWFTNPALAGGGPLADIGVHVLDYALHLLGEPRVLSVSASTHSELGPRGLGGNARYTAMKSSHKFEVEDFASAFIRLEGGGTLILEAGWATYREEEDLMDFTVYGTDGGAELRAVGASNVPVADVRIFKEKDGENADYVVVAEPGRAHQAVVEDFVDAVRGGETVWGTHDGSLALTRALVLDACYKSALEQREVRL, from the coding sequence TTGAGCACGCACAAGCACACACCCCTGAGGGTTGGCGTCGTCGGGATCGGCTGGGCCGGCCAGCAGCACATCGAGGCCTACAAGAAGATCGACGGCGTGGAACTCGTTGCGGTCGCCGCGATGGAAGCTGACCTGCTGAAGAGCATCAAGGACGAGTACAGCGTCCCCCACACGTTTGCCCGCTGGGAGGACCTGATCGAACTCGACGGGCTCGACGCCGTCAGCGTGGCAGTGCCGACCTTCCTGCACGCCCCCATTGCCATCGCCGCCCTGGAACGCGGGCTGCACGTCCTGAGCGAAAAGCCCCTGGCGCGCAACGGCGAGGAAGGCCTGCAGATGGTGGAGGCGGCGCGGAAGGCCGGCCGCGTCCTGGACGTGGCCTTCAACCACCGCCGCCGCGGCGACATCCAAAAGCTGAAAGGCATCATCGACGACGGCGAACTGGGCCGGCCGTACTACGCCAAGGCGTCCTGGCTCCGCCGGCAGGGGATTCCGATGCTGGGCAGCTGGTTCACCAATCCGGCCCTGGCAGGCGGCGGCCCGCTGGCCGACATCGGCGTCCACGTCCTGGACTATGCCCTGCACCTGCTGGGCGAACCCCGGGTCCTTTCCGTCTCGGCGTCGACCCATTCGGAACTGGGCCCCCGCGGCCTGGGCGGCAACGCCCGCTACACGGCCATGAAGTCCTCCCACAAGTTCGAGGTGGAGGACTTCGCCTCGGCCTTCATCCGCCTTGAGGGCGGCGGCACCCTGATCCTCGAAGCCGGCTGGGCGACGTACCGGGAGGAGGAGGACCTGATGGACTTCACCGTCTACGGCACCGACGGCGGAGCGGAACTCCGGGCCGTCGGGGCCTCCAACGTTCCCGTCGCGGATGTCCGGATCTTCAAGGAGAAGGACGGCGAGAACGCCGACTACGTGGTGGTGGCGGAGCCGGGCCGGGCACACCAGGCGGTGGTGGAGGACTTCGTGGACGCCGTACGCGGCGGCGAGACCGTGTGGGGAACCCACGACGGCTCACTTGCCCTGACCCGGGCCCTGGTGCTCGACGCCTGCTACAAATCCGCCCTCGAACAGCGCGAAGTGAGGCTCTGA
- a CDS encoding ThuA domain-containing protein: MTDKLNILVWNEGVHEANNQPETMAEMYPKGMHGAIADGLRGFYPDSGITTATLADPDHGLSEETLAATDVLLWWGHVAHDDVSDEVVERVQRHVLGGMGLVVLHSGHFAKIFTKLLGTTCSLKWRNEGERELVWTVKPSHPIAAGLESPIVIPKQEMYGELFDIPEPDDLIFISSFEGGEVFRSGVTFTRGKGRIFYFSPGDQEYPVYHQPQIQQVIANGVGWVAQPGRFREAPGVSNAPRDCFLQAP, from the coding sequence ATGACCGACAAACTTAACATCCTGGTCTGGAACGAAGGCGTCCATGAGGCGAACAACCAGCCGGAAACCATGGCGGAGATGTACCCCAAAGGCATGCACGGCGCCATCGCGGACGGACTCAGGGGCTTCTACCCCGATTCTGGCATCACCACCGCCACGCTGGCCGACCCGGACCATGGGCTCTCCGAGGAGACGCTCGCCGCCACGGACGTGCTCCTGTGGTGGGGGCACGTGGCCCACGATGACGTCAGTGACGAGGTGGTGGAACGCGTGCAGCGGCACGTCCTGGGCGGCATGGGACTGGTCGTCCTGCACTCCGGGCACTTCGCCAAAATCTTCACCAAACTCCTTGGCACCACGTGCTCGCTGAAGTGGCGCAACGAGGGCGAGCGGGAACTCGTGTGGACCGTGAAGCCCTCGCATCCGATCGCCGCCGGCTTGGAAAGCCCCATCGTGATCCCAAAGCAGGAGATGTACGGCGAGCTCTTCGACATTCCCGAGCCCGACGACCTCATCTTCATCAGCTCCTTCGAAGGCGGCGAGGTGTTCCGCTCGGGTGTGACGTTCACGCGCGGGAAGGGCCGGATCTTCTACTTCAGCCCGGGCGACCAGGAGTACCCCGTGTACCACCAGCCGCAGATCCAGCAGGTGATCGCCAACGGCGTGGGCTGGGTGGCGCAGCCGGGCAGGTTCCGCGAGGCGCCGGGCGTCAGCAATGCCCCGCGCGACTGTTTCCTGCAGGCCCCCTAA
- a CDS encoding MFS transporter, whose product MRDTIGTKVPRSWILLACIGLIALNMRGPFVAVAPVLGPMQQELGFSPVELGLLTGIPVLCFSLAAPLASLAGRRLGAELAITLTLAGVLAGVAVRSAGGGAMVMAGTVILGLAITVGNIAVPLIIRRDFSARRQGTAMGIYTAALNVGSFATSVVTAPLAESAGWRAAIAASAAFAIAAVGFWIFATGRRAFLPAADDGTGGPPAAGRPASRWITVGLTVGFAGQAISYYGVTAWLPTLLSDELGMTPAAAGAGSSLFQIMAIAGSLGVPLAARFASTTAVAVTLGAMWLTVPLGLLFVPQLWWLWSSLGGVAQGGGITLIFIAIIKLARDQASAGRMSAIVQGVGYCFAALAPTVVGYVHSASGTWSVPLLVILGSVLAFFISTTLSVRKVPRQR is encoded by the coding sequence ATGAGGGACACGATCGGAACGAAGGTTCCCCGCAGCTGGATCCTGCTCGCATGCATCGGCCTCATCGCCCTCAACATGCGGGGCCCCTTCGTGGCGGTGGCGCCGGTGCTGGGCCCGATGCAGCAGGAGCTGGGCTTCTCGCCCGTCGAGCTGGGCCTGCTGACCGGGATTCCCGTGCTGTGCTTCTCGCTCGCGGCGCCCCTTGCCTCGCTCGCCGGGCGCCGGCTCGGAGCGGAACTGGCCATCACACTCACGCTGGCGGGCGTCCTGGCCGGCGTAGCGGTCCGTTCTGCCGGCGGCGGTGCCATGGTGATGGCGGGTACGGTCATCCTGGGCCTGGCCATCACTGTGGGCAACATCGCGGTACCGCTGATCATCCGGCGGGACTTCTCGGCGCGGCGCCAGGGGACCGCCATGGGCATCTACACGGCCGCCCTGAACGTCGGTTCGTTCGCTACTTCCGTGGTCACGGCGCCGCTGGCCGAGTCAGCTGGCTGGCGGGCTGCCATTGCGGCCTCTGCGGCCTTCGCCATCGCGGCTGTCGGCTTCTGGATTTTCGCGACCGGGCGCCGGGCCTTCCTCCCCGCGGCCGACGACGGTACTGGCGGCCCGCCGGCTGCCGGCCGCCCGGCGTCGCGATGGATCACGGTGGGGCTGACGGTTGGTTTCGCCGGCCAGGCCATCTCCTATTACGGCGTGACCGCCTGGCTGCCCACCCTGCTTTCCGATGAACTCGGCATGACTCCAGCCGCCGCCGGTGCAGGCTCCTCGCTGTTCCAGATCATGGCCATCGCGGGCAGCCTGGGTGTGCCGCTTGCTGCCCGGTTCGCAAGCACGACGGCGGTTGCGGTCACCTTGGGTGCCATGTGGCTGACCGTTCCGCTGGGGCTGCTGTTCGTTCCCCAGCTGTGGTGGCTGTGGTCTTCGCTCGGGGGAGTGGCGCAGGGCGGCGGCATCACGCTCATCTTCATCGCCATCATCAAGCTCGCCCGGGACCAGGCTTCCGCAGGGAGGATGTCGGCGATCGTCCAGGGTGTGGGCTACTGCTTCGCGGCGCTGGCTCCGACCGTGGTGGGCTACGTCCACAGCGCCTCGGGCACCTGGTCCGTGCCGCTGCTGGTGATCCTCGGGTCCGTGCTGGCGTTCTTCATTTCAACAACGCTGTCCGTACGGAAGGTGCCCCGCCAGCGCTAA
- the aceB gene encoding malate synthase A yields MNSFTDNFTINGITLTAQPICRQGEVLTPDALAFVAQLHKATAGRRAELLRARRARRDDIARGQDPRFLRETEPVRNDPHWRVAPPAPGLEDRRVEITGPVDKKMTINALNSGAKVWLADMEDASTPSWRNVIQGQLNLTDALERRIDFTSPEGKEYKLRAAEDLPTIVVRPRGWHLPEKHMLMNGEPIAGGIVDFALYFFHNARRLLAQGKGPYFYLPKIENHLEARLWNDIFILAQDLLGIPQGTIRATVLIETITAAFEMEEILYELRDHASGLNAGRWDYIFSLIKNFRTRGPRFVLPDRGQVTMTAPFMRAYTEQLVRACHKRGAMAIGGMAAAVPNRKDEAANANAFEKVRADKTREAADGFDGSWVAHPDLVPVCREVFDGVLGGRPNQLDRLREDVTPDDRALINVAATQGTITEQGIRNNIEVGIRYIESWLRGNGAVAIHNLMEDAATAEISRSQLWQWIYSRAITDHGEIISREWVEEMLDEEFARLERFDGDRFADARDIFEEVTLSDKFPSFLTVPAYARYLHEAREGIDATAEAIEDELVAA; encoded by the coding sequence ATGAACAGCTTCACCGACAACTTCACGATCAATGGGATCACTTTGACCGCGCAGCCGATTTGCCGGCAGGGCGAGGTACTCACTCCGGATGCTCTGGCGTTCGTTGCGCAGCTGCACAAGGCGACTGCCGGGCGGCGTGCGGAACTTTTGCGGGCTCGGCGGGCGCGGCGGGACGACATCGCCCGGGGCCAGGATCCGCGCTTCCTGCGGGAGACCGAGCCCGTCCGGAACGATCCGCACTGGCGGGTGGCTCCCCCTGCACCGGGCTTGGAGGACCGGCGGGTGGAAATTACCGGTCCGGTGGACAAGAAGATGACCATCAACGCCCTGAACTCCGGCGCCAAGGTGTGGCTGGCGGATATGGAGGACGCCTCCACGCCGTCGTGGCGCAACGTCATCCAGGGCCAGCTGAACCTCACCGACGCGCTGGAGCGCCGGATCGACTTCACCTCGCCCGAAGGCAAGGAATACAAACTCAGGGCCGCCGAAGACCTGCCCACCATCGTCGTACGCCCGCGCGGCTGGCACCTGCCCGAGAAGCACATGCTGATGAACGGCGAACCCATCGCCGGCGGCATCGTGGACTTCGCCCTGTACTTCTTCCACAACGCCCGCCGCCTCCTGGCCCAGGGCAAGGGCCCGTACTTCTACCTGCCCAAGATCGAAAACCACCTCGAAGCCCGGCTCTGGAACGACATCTTCATCCTGGCCCAGGACCTGCTCGGCATCCCGCAGGGCACCATCCGCGCCACCGTGCTGATCGAAACCATCACCGCCGCGTTCGAGATGGAGGAGATCCTCTACGAGCTCCGTGACCACGCCTCAGGACTGAACGCCGGCCGCTGGGACTACATCTTCTCCCTGATCAAGAACTTCCGCACCCGCGGACCGCGTTTCGTCCTTCCGGACCGCGGCCAGGTGACCATGACCGCCCCCTTCATGCGGGCCTACACCGAACAGCTCGTGCGCGCCTGCCACAAGCGCGGCGCCATGGCTATTGGGGGCATGGCTGCCGCCGTTCCCAACCGGAAGGACGAAGCCGCCAACGCCAACGCCTTCGAAAAGGTCCGCGCCGACAAGACCCGCGAGGCAGCCGACGGCTTCGACGGCTCCTGGGTGGCGCACCCGGACCTGGTCCCCGTGTGCCGCGAGGTGTTCGACGGCGTTCTCGGCGGCCGCCCGAACCAGCTGGACCGCCTGCGTGAGGACGTCACCCCGGACGACCGCGCCCTCATCAACGTCGCCGCGACGCAAGGCACCATCACCGAACAGGGCATCCGGAACAACATCGAGGTGGGCATCCGCTACATCGAGTCCTGGCTGCGCGGCAACGGCGCAGTCGCCATCCACAACCTCATGGAGGACGCCGCCACCGCGGAGATCTCCCGCTCGCAGCTGTGGCAGTGGATCTACTCCCGGGCCATCACCGACCACGGCGAGATCATCAGCCGGGAATGGGTGGAGGAGATGCTGGACGAGGAGTTCGCCCGGCTGGAGCGCTTCGACGGCGACCGCTTTGCCGATGCCCGCGACATCTTCGAGGAGGTCACGCTGAGCGACAAGTTCCCCAGCTTCCTCACGGTTCCCGCCTACGCCCGGTACCTGCACGAAGCCCGTGAGGGCATCGACGCCACGGCCGAGGCTATCGAGGACGAGCTCGTCGCCGCCTAA
- the aceA gene encoding isocitrate lyase: protein MTAAFEPTQQTPEQQAAALELEWAANPRWEGVTRDYKATDVVRLRGRVSEEHTLARRGSEKLWKQLTEEHKEGKYTNALGALTGNQAVQQVKAGLRAIYLSGWQVAADANNSGHTYPDQSLYPANSVPTVVRRINNALLRADQIEFSEGIQTVEDWMVPIVADAEAGFGGPLNAYELMKSMIQAGASGVHWEDQLASEKKCGHLGGKVLIPTQQHVRTLNAARLAADVAGTPSVVIARTDAEAATLITSDVDERDQEFITGERTPEGFYKVRNGIEPCIARAKAYAPYSDLIWMETGTPDLELARKFAEAVKAEFPDQMLSYNCSPSFNWRKHLDDATIAKFQRELGAMGFTFQFITLAGFHALNYSMFDLAHGYAREGMSAYVELQEKEFASESRGYTATKHQREVGTGYFDDISTALNPNASTLALVGSTEEGQFH from the coding sequence ATGACTGCAGCATTTGAGCCCACCCAGCAGACGCCCGAACAGCAGGCCGCCGCACTGGAGCTCGAGTGGGCTGCCAACCCGCGCTGGGAAGGTGTGACCCGTGACTACAAGGCAACGGACGTCGTCCGCCTCCGCGGCCGTGTCTCCGAAGAGCACACCCTGGCACGCCGCGGCTCCGAGAAGCTGTGGAAGCAGCTCACCGAGGAGCACAAGGAAGGCAAGTACACCAACGCCCTGGGCGCCCTGACCGGCAACCAGGCCGTGCAGCAGGTCAAGGCCGGGCTCCGCGCCATCTACCTTTCCGGCTGGCAGGTCGCCGCGGACGCCAACAACTCCGGCCACACCTACCCGGACCAGTCGCTCTACCCCGCGAACTCGGTCCCCACGGTGGTCCGCCGCATCAACAACGCCCTGCTGCGCGCAGACCAGATCGAGTTCTCCGAGGGCATCCAGACCGTCGAGGACTGGATGGTGCCGATCGTCGCCGATGCCGAGGCCGGCTTCGGCGGACCGCTCAACGCCTATGAGCTGATGAAGTCCATGATCCAGGCCGGCGCCTCAGGCGTTCACTGGGAGGACCAGCTCGCCTCGGAGAAGAAGTGCGGCCACCTCGGCGGCAAGGTGCTGATCCCCACCCAGCAGCACGTCCGGACCCTGAACGCGGCCCGTCTGGCCGCCGACGTCGCCGGCACCCCGTCCGTCGTCATCGCCCGCACCGATGCGGAGGCGGCCACCCTGATCACGTCCGACGTTGACGAGCGGGACCAGGAATTCATCACTGGTGAGCGCACCCCCGAGGGCTTCTACAAGGTCCGCAACGGCATCGAACCCTGCATCGCCCGCGCCAAGGCCTACGCCCCGTACTCCGACCTCATCTGGATGGAAACAGGCACCCCGGACCTGGAGCTGGCCCGCAAGTTCGCCGAGGCCGTCAAGGCCGAGTTCCCGGACCAGATGCTCTCCTACAACTGCTCACCCTCGTTCAACTGGCGCAAGCACCTGGACGACGCCACCATCGCCAAGTTCCAGCGCGAACTCGGCGCCATGGGCTTCACCTTCCAGTTCATCACCCTGGCCGGCTTCCACGCCCTGAACTACTCGATGTTCGACCTCGCCCACGGCTACGCCCGTGAAGGCATGAGCGCCTACGTCGAGCTGCAGGAAAAGGAATTCGCCTCCGAGTCCCGCGGCTACACCGCAACCAAGCACCAGCGCGAAGTCGGCACCGGCTACTTCGACGACATCTCCACTGCGCTCAACCCGAACGCATCCACCCTCGCCTTGGTCGGATCGACCGAAGAGGGCCAGTTCCACTAA
- a CDS encoding XRE family transcriptional regulator codes for MHFFTYSSEMSPSSWNREVSQPSSPQSTAELDVISLGRRVRHLRKQAGLTLDDLSAAVGTAPSQLSLIENGKREPKLGLLQHLATALNVSIDQLLGAEPPSRRAGLEIELERYQRGPLYESLNLPKIRISSRLPMDVLEAQVGLLHELERKMNEQVATPEEARRANGELRAMMRERGNYFPEYEAEAQKVLKGVGYTTGPLSQHVIADIAENLGFSLHHVGDLPHSTRSVTDLKNRKIYLTQGERQDHDPRSVLLQALGHYVLGHETPRSYGDFLAQRVATNYFAAALLLPEQATVEFLQKAKAAKEIAVEDIRDAFAVSYETAAHRFTNLATKHLGITTHFQKTHQSGIIYKAYENDGVNFPQDHTGAIEGQPSCKAWTSRAVFDVPDKFSAYSQYTDTTSGTYWCTARTDRSASGQFSLSIGVPYQHVKWFRGRETTARATSNCPDPTCCKRPPAALTSEWAGNAWPSARAHSHLLAAMPPGAFPGVDETEVYTFLQAHSGS; via the coding sequence ATGCACTTCTTCACGTATTCTTCAGAAATGTCGCCTTCAAGCTGGAACAGGGAAGTTTCACAACCGTCGTCACCGCAGTCGACGGCTGAACTGGACGTTATTTCGCTCGGTCGCCGCGTCCGCCATCTGCGCAAGCAGGCAGGACTGACGCTGGATGACCTGAGTGCCGCCGTCGGCACCGCACCGAGCCAGTTGAGCCTCATTGAGAACGGCAAGCGGGAACCCAAACTCGGCCTGCTGCAGCACCTGGCAACGGCGCTCAACGTCAGCATCGACCAGTTACTCGGAGCCGAACCGCCCAGCCGCCGGGCCGGCCTGGAAATTGAGCTTGAACGCTACCAGCGGGGCCCCCTCTACGAGTCGCTGAACCTGCCCAAAATCCGTATCAGTTCGCGGTTGCCGATGGATGTCCTGGAGGCGCAGGTGGGGCTGCTGCACGAGCTCGAACGCAAGATGAACGAGCAGGTGGCGACGCCGGAGGAGGCCCGCCGCGCAAACGGCGAGCTGCGTGCAATGATGCGTGAGCGCGGTAACTATTTCCCGGAGTATGAGGCGGAGGCGCAGAAGGTCCTCAAGGGGGTCGGCTACACCACTGGTCCGCTCAGTCAGCACGTCATTGCCGACATCGCTGAGAACCTCGGTTTCAGCCTCCATCATGTGGGCGACCTGCCCCATTCCACGCGTTCGGTGACCGATTTGAAGAACCGCAAAATTTATCTGACGCAGGGCGAACGGCAGGACCATGATCCCCGCTCCGTGCTCCTGCAGGCACTGGGGCACTACGTGCTGGGACATGAAACGCCCCGCAGCTACGGCGATTTCCTCGCGCAGCGGGTGGCCACGAACTATTTCGCGGCAGCGCTACTGCTCCCGGAGCAGGCCACGGTGGAATTTCTGCAAAAAGCCAAGGCCGCGAAGGAAATCGCGGTCGAGGATATCCGGGACGCCTTCGCCGTGTCCTATGAGACTGCAGCCCACCGTTTCACCAACCTGGCCACAAAGCATCTGGGCATCACCACGCATTTCCAGAAGACCCACCAGAGCGGGATCATCTACAAAGCCTACGAGAACGACGGCGTGAACTTCCCGCAGGATCACACGGGAGCGATCGAGGGGCAGCCGTCGTGCAAGGCCTGGACCTCCCGCGCCGTGTTCGATGTGCCGGACAAGTTCAGTGCCTACAGCCAGTACACGGACACGACGTCGGGTACGTACTGGTGCACCGCCCGCACGGACCGGTCGGCCAGCGGGCAGTTTTCGCTGAGCATCGGAGTCCCGTACCAGCATGTGAAGTGGTTCCGCGGACGGGAAACCACGGCCCGGGCTACCTCCAACTGCCCTGACCCCACCTGCTGCAAACGGCCGCCGGCGGCTCTGACGTCCGAGTGGGCGGGCAACGCCTGGCCGTCCGCCCGGGCGCACTCCCATCTGCTCGCGGCCATGCCTCCGGGAGCCTTCCCCGGCGTGGACGAGACCGAGGTGTACACGTTCCTGCAGGCGCACTCGGGAAGCTGA
- a CDS encoding pyruvate dehydrogenase → MAKELAVQLIEQLRAAGVQRIYGIVGDSLNPIVDAVRQTGGSQQGGIDWIHVRHEEAAAFAAAAEAQLTGKLAVCAGSCGPGNLHLINGLYDANRSGAPVLAIASHIPSKQIGSGFFQETHPDRIFNECSVYSELISTAEQAPRVMHSAIQHAVALGGVAVVTLPGDIAGLEATGETPLPAKFRPATLVPAPESVRELADAINTADKVAIFAGAGTQGAHDEVIALAELIGAPVGHTLRGKDFLQYDNPYDIGMTGLLGYGAAAEGIEDADLLILLGTDFPYDQFLPGTRTAQVDHAAHRLGRRTDVDIAVHGDVLPTLAALMPLLAPKKSRRFLNQMLKKHDRLMNKAVGAYTRKVEKKQPIHPEYAASLLDQVAAEDAVFTADTGMCNVWTARYINPLGTRRLIGSYLHGSMANALPHAIGAQLAYPGRQVISVSGDGGLSMLLGELVTVAAHRLPVNVVVFNNSTLGMVKLEMLVDGLPDFGVDVPDADYAAVARALGFHAVRVTDPARIEDAYREAFAHPGPSLVELITDPKALSIPPKITGSQVLGFATAMSKVVLNRGAGEAVSMARSNLRNIPRR, encoded by the coding sequence ATGGCCAAGGAACTTGCCGTCCAGCTCATCGAACAACTCCGTGCTGCCGGCGTCCAGCGAATTTACGGAATCGTCGGGGACAGCCTCAATCCGATCGTCGATGCCGTCCGCCAGACCGGCGGCTCGCAGCAGGGCGGCATCGACTGGATCCATGTGCGGCACGAGGAAGCCGCAGCCTTCGCAGCCGCGGCCGAAGCCCAGCTGACAGGAAAACTTGCGGTGTGCGCCGGCTCCTGCGGCCCCGGCAACCTGCACCTGATCAACGGCCTGTACGACGCGAACCGCTCCGGCGCGCCCGTTCTGGCCATCGCCTCGCACATCCCCAGCAAGCAGATCGGCAGCGGTTTCTTCCAGGAAACCCACCCGGACCGGATCTTCAACGAATGCTCCGTCTACTCGGAGCTCATCAGCACGGCGGAACAGGCGCCGCGGGTGATGCACAGCGCCATCCAGCACGCCGTCGCCTTGGGAGGCGTCGCCGTCGTTACCCTTCCCGGTGACATCGCCGGACTGGAGGCTACCGGCGAAACACCGCTGCCCGCAAAGTTCCGGCCGGCAACGCTGGTCCCGGCGCCCGAAAGCGTCCGGGAACTCGCCGATGCCATCAACACGGCGGACAAGGTTGCCATCTTCGCCGGGGCGGGCACGCAGGGAGCCCATGACGAGGTCATCGCACTCGCGGAACTGATCGGTGCGCCGGTCGGCCACACTCTGCGGGGCAAGGACTTTCTGCAGTACGACAATCCCTATGACATCGGCATGACCGGGCTGCTGGGCTATGGTGCCGCGGCGGAGGGGATCGAGGACGCGGACCTTTTGATCCTGCTGGGCACAGACTTCCCCTACGACCAGTTCCTGCCCGGCACCCGCACCGCGCAGGTGGACCATGCCGCCCACAGGCTGGGCAGGCGGACCGACGTCGACATCGCCGTCCACGGTGACGTGCTGCCCACGCTCGCGGCGCTGATGCCACTGCTGGCTCCGAAGAAGAGCCGCCGCTTCCTCAACCAGATGCTCAAGAAACATGACCGGCTGATGAACAAGGCCGTCGGCGCCTACACCCGCAAGGTGGAAAAGAAGCAGCCGATCCACCCGGAGTACGCGGCGTCGCTGCTGGACCAGGTGGCGGCCGAGGATGCAGTGTTCACCGCGGATACCGGCATGTGCAACGTGTGGACCGCCCGCTACATCAACCCGCTGGGCACCCGCAGGCTGATCGGCTCGTACCTGCACGGCTCCATGGCCAACGCGTTGCCGCACGCGATCGGCGCGCAGTTGGCGTACCCCGGGCGCCAGGTCATTTCGGTGTCGGGCGACGGCGGGCTGTCGATGCTTCTTGGCGAGCTAGTCACCGTTGCCGCGCACCGGCTGCCGGTCAACGTAGTGGTCTTCAACAATTCAACCCTGGGCATGGTGAAGCTGGAGATGCTGGTGGACGGCCTGCCGGACTTCGGTGTGGACGTGCCCGACGCCGACTACGCCGCCGTGGCCCGCGCCCTCGGCTTCCACGCGGTGCGCGTCACGGATCCCGCCCGGATTGAGGACGCCTACCGCGAGGCCTTCGCCCATCCGGGGCCGTCGCTGGTGGAGCTCATCACGGATCCCAAGGCGCTGTCGATCCCGCCGAAAATCACCGGCTCGCAGGTCCTCGGGTTCGCCACCGCCATGTCCAAGGTGGTCCTGAACCGTGGCGCCGGTGAGGCCGTGAGCATGGCGCGCAGCAACCTCCGGAACATTCCGCGGCGGTAG
- a CDS encoding serpin family protein: MNRIRMAKMVAASAAVALAAACSAPVPGLVKADGVDRVSVDGTAYAAEFRAFRDSALGLGQALLADGGDGSGGNVVSSPGSLLVALAMLRAGASGEAAAELDAVLGLPLDTRDEAMNALLASLAKFDGDPGAVDEDNPPRVPVMHGANGLFVDEGVPTGESFLATLARHYGTGVYPVDFSNEGVTKPAIDAWVDSNTGGRIKEAPAKYDPRNTFSLLNAMYFAAAWQTPFDPSSTSDLPFTTGGGEEIDVPAMHNLLEMKHAEGAGWRGVDLPYAEGFVMRLVLPDAIDAAAAFGAQQLTEIADALTAAPLETVRIQLPRWDHKCSFDLHQVLEAAGLQKTLTTTKDFNAIQPDMAITQAGQAANITVAEKGTVAAAITQINGMVTGAPPQPEHTIDFDRPFHYQIVHVETGLPLFMGTVADPRS, translated from the coding sequence ATGAACAGGATTCGAATGGCCAAAATGGTGGCGGCCTCGGCCGCGGTCGCACTTGCGGCGGCGTGTTCTGCGCCGGTGCCGGGATTGGTGAAGGCCGACGGCGTGGACCGGGTTTCGGTGGATGGCACGGCTTACGCCGCTGAATTCCGTGCGTTCCGGGACTCCGCTCTTGGGCTTGGCCAGGCACTGCTCGCCGACGGCGGCGACGGTTCCGGCGGGAACGTGGTGTCCTCGCCCGGAAGCCTGCTGGTTGCGCTCGCGATGCTGCGTGCCGGTGCGTCCGGGGAAGCGGCCGCCGAGCTGGACGCCGTGCTGGGTCTTCCGCTGGATACACGCGATGAGGCCATGAATGCGCTGCTCGCGTCTCTGGCGAAGTTCGACGGCGATCCCGGCGCCGTAGACGAGGACAACCCGCCGCGGGTGCCCGTCATGCATGGGGCCAATGGATTGTTCGTCGACGAAGGCGTGCCAACCGGTGAATCATTCCTCGCCACGCTGGCCAGGCACTACGGAACCGGCGTCTATCCGGTCGATTTCAGCAATGAGGGCGTGACCAAGCCCGCGATCGATGCCTGGGTGGACAGCAACACGGGTGGACGAATCAAGGAAGCGCCCGCGAAGTACGATCCGCGGAACACCTTCAGCCTGCTCAATGCCATGTACTTCGCGGCGGCCTGGCAGACCCCGTTTGACCCCAGCTCCACATCGGATTTGCCCTTCACCACGGGCGGGGGAGAGGAGATCGACGTCCCCGCCATGCACAACCTGCTTGAGATGAAACACGCGGAAGGGGCAGGCTGGCGGGGTGTGGACCTGCCGTACGCTGAGGGGTTCGTGATGCGTCTTGTCCTGCCGGACGCTATCGACGCCGCTGCCGCATTTGGGGCGCAGCAGCTCACGGAAATCGCGGATGCCTTAACCGCCGCGCCTCTGGAGACCGTGCGGATACAGCTGCCCCGCTGGGACCACAAATGCAGCTTCGACCTGCACCAGGTCCTCGAAGCAGCCGGACTGCAGAAGACCCTGACAACAACCAAGGACTTCAACGCCATCCAGCCAGACATGGCGATCACCCAGGCCGGGCAGGCCGCCAACATCACGGTGGCCGAGAAGGGAACCGTCGCGGCCGCTATCACCCAGATCAACGGAATGGTTACCGGCGCTCCGCCGCAGCCCGAGCACACCATCGATTTCGACCGGCCGTTCCACTACCAGATCGTGCACGTTGAGACCGGGCTGCCGCTGTTCATGGGAACCGTGGCCGACCCCCGGTCCTGA